CACCTCATCAATTACTTTGGCAGGAAAGCACTTTGCAGAATTAGTTAAGGAAAAGAGTGGCGGGTCTATTGAAGTTTCTGTACATCCAAATGGAACACTGTACGGAGGAGATCCCTCTGCAGCAGTAAAACAGCTAGGTGCAGGCAGTATTGACATGCTGGCATTATCAACATCTCTTTATGCAAATTTTGTTCCGGAATTCAATGCCATAAGTGTTCCATACTTATTTGATAGTAAAGAAAAATTTGTATCATTTCTCAATGGAGAACATGGCGATAAATTATTATCAATGCTGGATGAACTGAAAATTGAGGGGTTAGGGTTATGGACTCGTCCATTTAGACAAATAACAAACTCAAAACATCCAATCAAGAAGCCTGAAGATCTTAAGGGTATTAAAATAAGAGTGCCTAACAATCCTTTATGGGTAGAGTTTTTCAAACGAACGGGTGCAGTAACAACACCAATGGACTTTTCAGAAGTTTATAACGCCCTTCAGTTAGGAACGATCGGTGGACAGGAAAATCCAGTAGGTGTTATTAAGTCTGCTAAACTACATGAAGTTCAAAAGTATTTGACGATCTCTAATCATATGGCAGATGGATGGATTTTGGGAATTAATCAGGCCAAGTTTGGCGATTTAACTGATGATCAGAAAAAGGTTCTGCAAGAGGCCGCAAAAGAAACGCAATCTTGGAAATTAAAAGAGGATGAAAAGAACTTTAATTCAACTGTTGATTTTCTTAAGGAAAACGGTATGAAAGTGAATGAACTAACTTCAGATCAGCAAAAAGCATTTGTTGAGGTTTCGAAAGAGGCATATCCAGCATTTAAGAAGTTAGTAGAAAATGATGAGTTTTTCCAATCTGTCATAAAATTTGCTGGGAAGTCTGAATAGGTAAATATTACAAAAAACAGCCCCTTATTTGAACATAATTAAGTTTTTATTCATTTAGGGGCTGTTTACCAATTTATTGGGGAGGGAGGGTTGCATATCAATGTTCCGATTAATTTTTAAATATATAAATCTACTGTCGGATGTTCTAGCTGGGCTCTCATCTGTTTGCATTTTTATTGTGGTAATTCTACAAGTTATCGGCCGATTGATTGGGTATCCATTTCCGTGGACTGTTGAATTAACAAGATTTCTGTTTATTTGGCTGATTTTCCTAGGTATAAGTATTGGATTTCGAAAGGCAGAATCTCCAAGAGTAACGTTTCTAATTAATTATTTACCATTATATTTTAATAAAATCGCTGTATGGATATATGCAATTGCATCAATTGGTTTCTTTTTATTTATGTTGTACTCAGGGATCCAATTGACCCTACAACAATGGACGGTTAACGAAACCAGTTCGGCTCTTCAATTACCAATGTGGATTATAGGAATGAGTATTCCTTTTGCTGCATTAACAGGTGTGTTAAATGTCGTTCAGTCATTGTTGTATGATAAGGAGATAATTAAGAAAGGGGGGTAACGGTGTCTATATTTCTGATCATGTTATTCTTTGTTTTAATGTTTTTTGGTATACCAATAGCCGTTTCTTTGGGTATTGCGTCGGTCTTTACAATTGTTCTATTTACAGATGTGCCGATAAGTCTGATTATTCAATCAATGTATAGTTCGATGAACAGTTTCATTATGGTAGCAGTCCCGCTGTTTATTCTGGCCGGGATGTTAATGGACGAGGGCGGAATAGCAGAAAGAATATTTGATTTCGCAAAAAATGTTGTAGGGTGGATTACTGGCGGACTCGGTCATGTGAATATATTGGCAAACTTAATATTTGCCGGGATGGCTGGTTCGTCCGTTGCTGAAGTGGCCAGTATCGGGAAACTTAGCATCAATGCGATGACCAGGAATCATTACCCATTAAGGTATGCAACGGGAATCACTTTGGCTGCGTCAATGCTTGCAACTATTATTCCTCCAAGTATCTTAATGGTTATCGCAGCATCTGTTGCAGGTGTTTCAGTCGGAAAGGCCTTAATCGGGGGATTGATACCGGGATTAATTGTTGCCATTGCTTTCATGATTTTTAATTACTTCTATTCGAAAAAGCACCAATACGGCAAGCATATTCCATTTGATTTTAAACAGTTGATCAGCTCATTTGTTAAAGCATTACCGGCGTTACTAGCACCAGTTGTCCTTCTAGGAGGAATATTAAGTGGCTATTTCACACCCACTGAAGCAGCGGCAATAGCGGTTTTATATACACTTGTGGTTTCTTTGTTTATATATAAAATTATGAGTTTTAAACAGTTACCGGATGTTTTTTTTAGAACCGCAAAGTTATCGGGGACAATTTTGTTTATTGCAGTCACAGCCAAACCAGCTAGCTGGATTTTTGAGTATGATGGGCTTCCGATAAGAATCGCAACTTTCATAAGCGATGTAAGTAACAATCCCTTTGTTATCATGGCGATGTTGTTTGTCTTTCTCATCGTTGTTGGAATGTTTATGGACGCTACGGCAGCAATTTTTATACTTGTACCTATCTTAATGCCAACAATAAATGCTGTAGGTATTGACCCAATATTTTTTGTGATTTACATGGTTATTCTTTTATCATTCGGTTTGATTACACCTCCAATTGGTGTCTGTCTCTATGCTGCAGGAAACATTACGGGGCTTTCAATCGAGACAATCACTAAAAGTACGTTACCGTGGATTCTACTAACATTTGTGATATTATTTACGTTTATCGTTTTTCCAAGTTTGATTACAGTCCCATTAACTTGGTTTGGTTTATAAAAAATATTTTATATGAAGATTATATTCGCGATTTTTGTGTGTTATAATGAAGGAAATTACCACCGTAATATTGTGAATCATTAAAACTTGAATGATTCAAGGGAGGGAAATCGATGAGAGCAGCCAAATTTCAGGGGAAAAACAAAATTTCAGTGGAAGAGATGGAAACGCCGAAAATTACCAAAAATGAAATCTTGGTGCGTGTTTCCGTTAGTGCCGTATGTGGTACAGACGTAAGAATCTTCTTGGGAAACAAGACTAAAGGAGTCAGGGTTCCATCAATTATTGGCCACGAAACAACGGGAGTGATTGAGGAAATTGGGGATTGCATTGATGAGTATAACGTCGGAGAAAGAGTAGGTGTGATTCCCGTAATCCCTTGTCGTAAATGTTATTACTGTTTAAATGCAATGGAAAATGCGTGTCTTAATCGAGTTGCGATCGGCTATGAATTTGATGGAGGTTTCGCAGAATACCTAAAAGTACCGAAAGAGGCCGTTGAAGCCGGAAATTTAGTTAAATTGCCGGATAAAGTTTCTAATGAACAAGCGGTTGTTACTGAACCATTGGCTTGCTGCTTTAACGGACATAGGAAGTCAAACATTAAAGTCAACGACACTGTTGTTGTTGTAGGTGGTGGGCCGATTGGACTAATGCATGTCCAACTCGCGAAAATTGCTGGTGCTAAAAAAGTAATAGTAAGCGAACTTGTCAGTCATCGCAGGGAAAAAGCCCTGATCGCGGGTGCGGATCTTGCAATCAATCCTGATGAGGAATCATTAAATGAGGTAGTGTTAAAAGAAACAGAACATCTTGGTGCTGATGCTGTAGTAATGGCAATAGGGGTACCTGCAATTGTGAATGAGAGCATTAGCTTGTTAAGAAAAGGAGGTACAATCAATCTTTTTGCTGGCTTTACTAAAGGGGTAACATCTGACATTGATCCAAATTTCATTCATTATAATGAAGTTAATATTGTTGGGACCTCTGCGTTAAAACGCTCAGATTATCTTAATGCATTAGCATTGATTGAGTCCGGACAAATCAATACCGAGGTGCTAACCTCTAAGGGATATTCCTTGGATGACATTGAAAAGGCAATTCTTGACGTGAAGAACGGTATCGGAATGAAATCCCTAATTCATATATAGTGTAAACTTATAAAATATAAAAAATAGGAGTGAGTTTCATGGGATTGTTAGGAAAAAAAGTCCGTTTAAATCGTTTATTGAATCCAGAGAATGGTCGTTTGTTGGCAGTAGCAGTAGATCAGGCAATGGCAAGAGGTATTTTTGAAGAACTAATGCCAATTGAAAGGAAAGTTAACGAAATTATTGCAGGCGGTCCAGACGCAATTACAATGCATAAAGGTCTTGCTGACACATGCTTTGCCCCCAACGCTGGTAAAGCAGGGTTAATCTTAAAGTGTTCCACCTTTTCACCATGGCAACCTAATTATGATGTTCAAGTCTCAGAAGTTGAAGAAGCTATAAAATTAGGAGCCGACGCGGTATCAATGGGATGCATTGTTGGTGGTGATGATCAACCTGAACAGCTTCGTAATTTAGGTTATATTTCTGGGAAAGCGTCCTCATATGGAATCCCAGTTGTCGCTCATATTTATCCACGAGGAAATCAAATTCCAGATGATGAAAAGAATCATTGGAAACATACTGCATACGCGGTCAGAGCAGGTGCAGAATTAGGTGTAGATATTGTCAAAACAAAATATACTGGTTCACCAGAGACATTTAATAAAGTCGTAGAATCAACTCCTGGAAAGGTTGTAGTGGCAGGAGGAAATATTGGTTCAAATCCAGAAGATTATTTTCAAATGGTTTATGATGTAATTGATGCAGGTGGAACTGGTATTACGTTTGGTCGCTTTGTTTGGAATAACAGTAATCCTACTGCTGTCGTAAAAGCTTGTGCCCACATTATTCATGGTAATGGCACAGTAAATGAAGCTAGTGAGTTATATAATCAATTGGTTCATGAAAATGTTAAAGTAAATTAGGTGATTGGCTTGTCTCACGTTGTTGGAATTGATATCGGAAGTAGTAGCATAAAGGTTGCAGTAATGGATGATAGAGCAAATCTCAATTTTGTTTTCAGCGAAAGTTACTACTTCAAATATCCTAATAGGGATCATGTGGAAATCAATTTGGTAGAAGTATGGGAGAAAGTTAAAAGATTGCTTGTTAAAGCGATTCATAAAGTGAAGGAGAACAGCGGTAAAGTGGTGGGGATATCCCTTTCAACGTTTTGTAATTCGACGGTTATAATGGATGATACAGGGAATCCTTTATATCCCGGAATTGTTTATATGGATCAGAGAAGTAAAACGCAAGCAAATTGGGTCAAAGATACGATAGGAATTGATGAATTATACCAAGTTACAAGGAATCGAATTGAACCAGGCATGTTTTCAGTTACAACATTGTTGTGGTTTAAAGAGACTAGACCGGAATTATACGAGAAGACGTGTAGATGGGGTAATCTGTCAACTTTCATTTATGGCAAGTTGACAGGTGAATTCATTATGGACTGGACCCAAGCTTCTTTCTCAGGTGTCTTTGATATAAGAAGGTATGAATGGTCGGAAGTTTTGTGTTCTAAACTAGGTATTCCTTCATCATTTTTACCTGAAATAGTAGCTCCCGGTGAAATCGTAGGAATGACAAGTGGATTTGATACTGATATTTTAAATGGTATTTCAGTCATTGTTGGTGGGGCAGATACGGCCTGCTCCGCCCTCTCTGTAGGTATAGGGAATAATCAGGTGTTTGAATCAGTTGGAACCTCAAATGTTCTAACGGTTTGTATAGATAACTCAGATTTCTTGGATAGCCGCTTTCTAAATAGATGCCATGTGACCAAAGGAAGTTGGTTATCACACGGTGCAATGTCTACACCAGGCGCTAGTATTCGCTGGTTTTATGAGACATTTCTGAAAGATGATGGGGAGTCTTCAACTATTTTAGAGGAGTTGCCCCAGAAATCAAAAACTGGAGCGAATGGATTGTTTTTTTTACCTTATATGCAAGGTGAAAGATCTCCAATCTGGGATCCGAATGCTCGAGGGGTATTTGTGGGAATGCATTTAAATACTACTAAGGCGGATTTTTTACAAGCCATATTTGAGGGGTGCGCCTTAGGCCTTAGGGAAATTCAGGAGATTATAGAGGAGGAATACCAACTTTTTAGTGATTCATATCAATCAATTGGCGGTGGATCGCAAAATAAAATTTGGACCCAAATTAAATCTAATGTGTTGAATAAAAACATTGAAACGCTGGAAGTTAATGAGGCTGCCGCATATGGGACCTGTTTAATAGCAGGTTCGGGATTGGGATATTTACCACATTTAGAGCAGCTTCCTTCAACAATAAAAAACAATACATTATTTTGGAGTACACCCTCTGAAGAGAGAGTAGAACAGTATTCACATTTATATGAATTGTTTGCCGGGTTATACCCTGCACTAAAACAACATTTTGAAAAAGCAAATGGTTACTTGTCATCCTGAAAAAATACTTTAAAGGGTGTGTTTTCTTTGGACAGAAAGATTTATATAACGAGAAGGTTACCAGATGAAATAGTAGCCAAATTATCTAAGTACTTTTTGGTAGAGATGTGGGAAAAGGAAGACACACCGGTCCCTAGATCGATTTTAGAAGAAAAGGTCAAAGAAGTAGATGGATTGTTTTGCCTTTTAACAGAAGCGATTGACCGGGAACTGTTAGATCAAGCAAAGAATTTAAAAGTTATTAGTAATATGGCTGTCGGATACAATAATATTGATATTAACTATGCCACTCAAAAAGGGATTATGGTTACAAATACACCGGGAGTTTTAACAGAAACGACAGCAGATTTGACTTTTTCATTATTGATGGCTACTTCAAGACGTCTCTTGGAAGCTGATCAATTTCTAAGACAGGGTAAGTGGAAGACATGGTCTCCTTTTTTATTAACAGGGCAAGATGTTTTTGGATCTACACTTGGTATTATAGGCTTAGGCCAAATTGGTAAGGCTGTTGCTAGACGTGCCAAGGGATTCAATATGGAAGTTTTATATTACAATAGATCTAGAAAGTTTGATGCTGAACAAGAGTTAGGGATCCACTATACAGAGTTTGAAGACATTCTAAGACAATCTGATTTTTTATGTATTTTGGTTCCTTTTACTAAGGATACAGAAAATTTGATTAGCAGAAAACAATTTTCTTTGATGAAGGACAATGCTGTTCTTGTTAACACCTCGAGAGGTGGTGTGGTTAATGAGGACGAATTGTATAATGCTTTAGTAAATGGTGATATCTGGGCGGCAGGGTTGGATGTCTTTAACCAAGAACCAACGTCTATTGATCATCCGCTTATATCACTCAATAATGTTATTACACTCCCACATATCGGAAGCGCCAGCTACGGAACACGGATGCGAATGGCATATCTTAATACAGAAAATCTAATACGTAGTCTGGCAGGAGATAAACCTGTACACTTAGTCAATGAGGAACTTTCCAATTAGGTATAATAGGAGAATAACGCCTTATGAAAAACACCAATCAAAAAATTAAGCTTTTCACTTTGAATTCCAATTCATGTTTAGCTGAGGAAATTGCTAAACATACAGGAATTCCTCTTGGTTCTTGCTCAGTAAAAAAATTCAGTGATGGTGAAATTCAAATTAATATTGAAGAAAGTATTCGTGGATGTGATATCTTTGTTATCCAATCGACATCTGATCCCATTAATGAGAATCTAATGGAATTGTTGATTATGATTGATGCGCTTAAGAGAGCATCCGCAAAAAACATTAACGTTGTTATCCCTTATTATGGATACGCCCGTCAGGATCGTAAAGCTAGTGCAAGAGAGCCGATTACCGCTAAATTAGTAGCAAATTTACTCGAAACGGCGGGAGCCAGCCGGGTGCTCACAATTGATTTACATGCGCCACAAATTCAAGGATTTTTCGATGTACCTGTGGATCAATTATTAGGGGTCCCCATTCTATCAAACTATTTTAGGCAAAAGAACAAAAATGATTTAATAATAGTAGCGCCAGACAATGGAGGAGTTTATAGAGCAAGGAAGATGGCTGAGAGATTAAACGTCCCAATTGCTTTTCTAGACAAACGTCGTCCTGAGCCAAATTCGGTAGAAGTTATGAATATAATTGGAGATGTAGGAAACAAGCATGCTGTGATTATTGATGACATTATCGATACTGCAGGCACGATCAAAGTGGCCAGTCGGGTTTTGAAGCAATACGGTGCTAGAAAGGTTTCTGCGTGTTGTACACATCCTGTACTATCCGGTCCCGCGGTTGAGCGTATTGAGTCATCAGAAATTGAGGAGCTTGTAGTCACTAATACAATATCTCTTCCTAATGAAAAGCAAATTGACAATATGACAACTTTGTCGGTTGCGCCTCTTTTAGCTGAAGCTATAAAAAGGGTTTATGATAATCTATCTGTAAGTGAATTGTTTGAAAAGAGTTAAAATGTTCATTTTTAGGAAACCCTTGTTAAATTTACATCACTTCTAATAGTCCCGGGTAGACTTTAAAATATAGTCTTCCGGGACCGTTTTTTTTAATGGTCGTTTGGAAAAAATTTCTTACTTCTCTCCCTTATCTTCAGAATCTCTATACCTCTCCTTATATTTAAGAAACCGCAGAATATCCAAAAGCTCATCCTTAACTTGTTCATTAGATCCGGGGATTTCCTTAAAAGCTGTATGGACTTCTGGGTCTTTGATAAGTTGAAGGAGTTCTGGATCATAGTGTTTATATTCTAATTGGCTTTTGCCAGTTAATATATAATCTGTTGTTACATTGAAAAAAGCGGCTAGCTTCAGAAGCGTTTCATAATCCGCCTGATTAGCGTCGGTTTCGTATCTTGCATATGTCGCTCTACGAATCCCTATGCGGTTAGAAAGTTCTTGCTGGGATAGATCTTTTTTATTTCTTAGTTCCTTTAATCGCTCTCCAACGGTCATGGGATGGCTCTCCTTCGTCAGCATGATGCTTTCATTTTAAAAGATATGTGACTGAAATTCACATTATGGGATAAAAAATCACAAAAAATATTGACAAACGTGATTATTGTGATAATATGTCACTATAGTTGCAGTGAGGTTAGATCACGAGGAGGTCTACAGCCATGAAAAATCATTGGCTAGTAACTCTTAGGACAAATAGGAACCTGACTCAGGAAGAAGTGGCTAAGCTTTCGTCAATTGAAAGGTCTTACTACACAAAAATTGAAAATGGTACTGTTCCAAGTGTCAAGGTGGCTCAAAGGATTGCACAAATTTTAGATTTTGAATGGATGATTTTTTTTGATTAAAATTGTGATTTAATATCACAAATGAAGAAAACGTGATCGAGCGACATTCGGGCGACGTGTAGGGACACAAAAAAGAGAGTGAATTTTAGACCAATTTTAGGAGGGTGATTCTTTCAGTATTGGAAACCCGAGTATTGCGATCCCGGACAGTGCTAAGAAGAAGTTAGATTTGGATTATCGCTGCCCGTTATCTAGGTTCCATTGTGTCATCATCGATAGGAAGATCTATTAAATGAAATATACCTGGTTCTAGGTGAGACATCGTATATGTATTGGTGTTTTATGGTCTTGTTTTAAATGCTGTATGAAAGGAGGGATTTGTCGTGAAAGAAAGAGATCTGGCTATGCTCCCTCGTTATTTAATCAGCCTCATGTTGTTTATCATTTTTGCGCTGACGATCATTCAGGTTTTTTGTCGGTTTGTTTTGGACAGCCCATTAACTTGGACTTCTGAGCTTTCCCGTTTGTTATTGATTTGGATGGTGATGATCGGGGCTGGGGTGGTGACCTATGATCGGGTTCATCTTTCAGTTGACGCAATCTATCAAAAATTGTCGGTCCGTCCACGGTTTTATCTGTCGATGTGCTTGCAATTGATCATCTTTGCCTTTCTGATAACCACCATCATATCGAGTTTTCATTTGATCAGGGTCTCAAATGACATTGCATCCGGTGCATTAGGAATATCTTATGCTTATTGGAGAGTTGCTGCTCCGATCGGGTTCTTGTTCATCATCGGTTATGGTGTCATTCGGCTGTACCAAGATTGTCGGTTGTATATGAAAGGGTTGTATCCGCGAGAGGGCGATGAAGGGGAGGACATGCTTTGATTTTGTTGATTATTGCTATATTACTGTTCCTCATCATTTTGGGGATGCCAATTTCCTTTGCTTTGGGCACATCTTCATTGGTTTATCTTTTGATTGAAGGCTACGACCTTTCCATGGTGACCCAAAGTATTGTGGGCGGGGTGAATTCATTTACGATTCTTGCTGTCCCGTTTTTCCTAATGGTTGGGGAATTGATGAATTTTGGAGGGATCACTGACCGGATTATTCGAATGGCGCGTGTGTTGGTTGGGCATTTCAAAGGCGGATTGGCACAGGTTAACATTTTGGCGAGTCTATTTTTCTCAGGGATCTCAGGTTCTGCTACGGCGGACACTGTTGCATTAGGCTCGGTTCTCATCCCGTCGATGAAGAAGGAAGGCTATGATGATCGATTCGCTGCAGCGATAACGGCGGCGTCCTCGATTGTAGGACCGATTATTCCACCTAGTATTACGTTAATTATCTTTGGCATTACAACCCAGCAGCCAATCGGCCCATTATTGATGGCCGGCATTGTACCCGGTGTGATGATCGCGCTTTCCCTCATGGTTTATACCTATTTTGTATCGGCCAAGAGAGGGTATCCGCAATATCCGCGGGCGACGTTTCGGGAAGGAAGAAAGGCATTTGGTCAGGGTATTGCGGCGCTGCTCATGCCTTTGATTATTATTGGCGGAGTGCTAAGCGGTGTATTCACGGCAACAGAATCCGCAGCTGTAGCTGTATTTTACGGGATTGTGATTGGGGTTTTCTATTACCGGAATATAGATCTCAAAGGTTTTGTTGGAATTGTTAAGCGGAGCAGTGTTGAAAGCGCTAACATACTATTTGTTCTGGCATCAGCTTCAATATTTGCCTGGGTGGTTACACGAGCTAGAATTTCTACGGTTGTCGCTGATTTTGTTTTAGGATTTTCCACGAATCCGACGATCATCATGATCCTATTAATTTTATTCTTGCTATTGATTGGTCTGTTCATGCTTCCATCTGAGGCGATTCTAGTTTTTGCACCGATCTTAACACCACTTGCAGCTCAAGTGGGGGTCAATCCGATTCATTTCGGAGTGTTGATGGTCTTAACGTTAACAATTGGAGGAGCCACGCCGCCGGTTGGTATTCTTTTATACATTGTAGCGGATATTGGCAAAGTACCTTTTATGAAGCTTGTTCGATCCATGGGTCCATTTTATATTCCTTTATTGATTGCAGTATTAATAACAGCTTTTATTCCACAATTGACGATGTATATTCCCAATCTATTTTTCTTGGAATAACGAAGGAGGACGTTAGGTCATGAAGAAACACGCATTGCATCATATGACATGGAAAGAAGTTGAGGCGGCATTCTCAGAGGATCCGGTCGTTCTAATCCCTCTTGGCTCGATGGAGGAGCATGGTCCTCACTCGCTGACAGGTGATTTCCTAGCAGCGGCTGAGGTTGCCAAGAGAACGGCGGAACAACTCGGAGTGCTGTATCTGCCGGCTGTTCCGTTTGGTTGTTCAGAATATTTCCGCGGTTATCCAGGGACGATTTCGCTTTCACCGCAAACGGTACAGGGTTTGTTGACGGATATTTGTGAGAGTTTAATAGAGCATAATGTGACAAAAATCATATTCATAAATGGTCATGCCGGGAATGCTTCAACGATTGAACATGTAGCTAGAGAAATCAAACGGGAAAAACGTTTGAAGGTGGCATCACTTGATTTGTGGCGTTCTTTGAGCCCGGCATTTAAGCAGGAACTCTATGGAGAGAACGATCCTTCAGGGCATGGGGGTGAGCCCTTAACATCGGTGATGCAATACCTTTATCCGGCAGATATGAGAATGGATCAACTCCCGAACATGGAGAGAGTCTGCCAATGGCGGGACTTGGACGTTTCTGGGTTGTCAAAAGTCAGAACCGATAACACTGAATACGCTATTTACTTTAATATGGAAGAACTCTCCTCGGAAGGCATTCTGGGAGATCCTCAAGCTGCTTCGGCAGAAAAGGGGGAAGCCATTATCGATCACATAGTCCATAAAGCCGCAGCTGTGGTAGGCATGGTTAAAGAAACGGACATGCGTGAATAAAAATCAAAAGACAAGAAAGAGGGATGGTCATGATAAAGAAATCTTTGTTACTTACGGTATTTGTTGTCTTAGGATTAAGTCTCATTCTCGCTGGTTGTGGTGGCAACAAATCCAGCGGTACAAGCAATGATAAGAAAAGTTATGAAATCAGTTATAGCACATGGGCGAATGAAGGAGAACCAGCATATGTCGGGATGCAGCGGTTTAAAAAAATTGTGGAAGATAAGACCGGTGGTAACGTCAGTGTAAAATTATTTCCATCCAATCAAATTGGTACTACAGAGGAACAGCTTGAACAAGTAAAAATGGGCACGATTCAAATGATGTCCAGCGGGAATCCGGGTATGAAGAAACTAGAGTATTTGGCTCTTCCTTATTTGATGAAGTCTAATGATAATTGGCTGAAAGTATTGAATTCCTCAGTCGGAGAGAAGTGGAATAAACAACTTGTTGACGATAAGGGGATTCGCAATATCGGCTTATTACCTAGAGGGCCGCGCATTGTCTCAGCCAATAAAGAGATTCACACACCTGAAGATATGAAAGGGCTTAAGATCAGGGTGCCGACGCGTGATTATTATGTGCAAACGTTTGAAGCTTTAGGTGCCAATCCAACCCCGATGGATTTTGGTGAAGTGTACTCAGGGTTACAAACGGGTGTGGTTGATGGTCAGGAAAATCCACTTGAAACCATCTATTCGGCAGGATTTTCCGAAGTTCAAGATTATATGATTATCACCCATCATATGTATAAACCGGCTTTTGTCACAATTAATGAAGAGTTCTATCAAAATTTGCCGGAAGATTATCGTAACATTATTACGGATGCTGCGAAGCAAGCGCAAAAATATGCGGAGAAAGATATGGAGAAAAAACATGCCAAAATGAAAAAGGAAATGAAAGAGGACGGCGCGACGTTTATTGAACCGGATTTGGAACCGTTTATTCAGGCGACCCAGTCGGTGCGAGATCGCCTCGGCAAAAAAGTCTGGGGTGAAGATACGTACGAAAAAATTAAGGAGTTAGGACAAGCTAATACAGAAGACTAGTTTTCATAGAAATGATGCAAGGTTGTTGCCCGCTCAACGACCTTGCATCCACAATCTTTTAGCTGAAGGAAGGATTATATGGAAGTCAAGGAAATGGCCAAAAGTCTGGAGAGCCATGTCATAGAGATTCGGCGACGTATGCATCAACATCCAGAATTGAGTTCCTTTGAATATCAAACATCGAAATTGGTTAAAGAAACGTTAGAAAATAGAGGTTTTGAAATTTCATCTGAAGTGGGTGGTACTGGTGTGGTCGCTTTGTTAAGAGGAAAGCATCCTGGAAAGACCATTGGCTTACGGGCTGATATGGATGCTCTACCCATTAGTGAACAAACTGATCTTGCTTTTTCGTCAGAAACCGCGGATGTCATGCACGCCTGCGGTCATGATTTTCACACATCAATTTTATTAGGCACGGCGCTTATCTTAAGTGAATGTCGCGATCAACTAAGAGATAACGTGAAGTTTATTTTCCAACCGGCGGAAGAAAATATGTCAGGCGCACAAAGCATGATCGCAGCTGGTGTCCTGCAGAATCCTCGTGTTGATGCCCTCGTTTGTTTGCACTGTTGGCCGCCTCTTCCGGCAGGGACGATCGGTGTTCGTAAGGGGCCCATTATGGCAGCTAGTGATTTTTTCAATATCAATATAAAAGGAACAGGGGGACATGCCGCTCATCCGCACAAAAGCACTGATCCTGTCCCTATTGCCG
This window of the Tuberibacillus sp. Marseille-P3662 genome carries:
- a CDS encoding TRAP transporter small permease produces the protein MFRLIFKYINLLSDVLAGLSSVCIFIVVILQVIGRLIGYPFPWTVELTRFLFIWLIFLGISIGFRKAESPRVTFLINYLPLYFNKIAVWIYAIASIGFFLFMLYSGIQLTLQQWTVNETSSALQLPMWIIGMSIPFAALTGVLNVVQSLLYDKEIIKKGG
- a CDS encoding zinc-binding dehydrogenase, which codes for MRAAKFQGKNKISVEEMETPKITKNEILVRVSVSAVCGTDVRIFLGNKTKGVRVPSIIGHETTGVIEEIGDCIDEYNVGERVGVIPVIPCRKCYYCLNAMENACLNRVAIGYEFDGGFAEYLKVPKEAVEAGNLVKLPDKVSNEQAVVTEPLACCFNGHRKSNIKVNDTVVVVGGGPIGLMHVQLAKIAGAKKVIVSELVSHRREKALIAGADLAINPDEESLNEVVLKETEHLGADAVVMAIGVPAIVNESISLLRKGGTINLFAGFTKGVTSDIDPNFIHYNEVNIVGTSALKRSDYLNALALIESGQINTEVLTSKGYSLDDIEKAILDVKNGIGMKSLIHI
- a CDS encoding xylulokinase; this encodes MSHVVGIDIGSSSIKVAVMDDRANLNFVFSESYYFKYPNRDHVEINLVEVWEKVKRLLVKAIHKVKENSGKVVGISLSTFCNSTVIMDDTGNPLYPGIVYMDQRSKTQANWVKDTIGIDELYQVTRNRIEPGMFSVTTLLWFKETRPELYEKTCRWGNLSTFIYGKLTGEFIMDWTQASFSGVFDIRRYEWSEVLCSKLGIPSSFLPEIVAPGEIVGMTSGFDTDILNGISVIVGGADTACSALSVGIGNNQVFESVGTSNVLTVCIDNSDFLDSRFLNRCHVTKGSWLSHGAMSTPGASIRWFYETFLKDDGESSTILEELPQKSKTGANGLFFLPYMQGERSPIWDPNARGVFVGMHLNTTKADFLQAIFEGCALGLREIQEIIEEEYQLFSDSYQSIGGGSQNKIWTQIKSNVLNKNIETLEVNEAAAYGTCLIAGSGLGYLPHLEQLPSTIKNNTLFWSTPSEERVEQYSHLYELFAGLYPALKQHFEKANGYLSS
- a CDS encoding TRAP transporter large permease — encoded protein: MSIFLIMLFFVLMFFGIPIAVSLGIASVFTIVLFTDVPISLIIQSMYSSMNSFIMVAVPLFILAGMLMDEGGIAERIFDFAKNVVGWITGGLGHVNILANLIFAGMAGSSVAEVASIGKLSINAMTRNHYPLRYATGITLAASMLATIIPPSILMVIAASVAGVSVGKALIGGLIPGLIVAIAFMIFNYFYSKKHQYGKHIPFDFKQLISSFVKALPALLAPVVLLGGILSGYFTPTEAAAIAVLYTLVVSLFIYKIMSFKQLPDVFFRTAKLSGTILFIAVTAKPASWIFEYDGLPIRIATFISDVSNNPFVIMAMLFVFLIVVGMFMDATAAIFILVPILMPTINAVGIDPIFFVIYMVILLSFGLITPPIGVCLYAAGNITGLSIETITKSTLPWILLTFVILFTFIVFPSLITVPLTWFGL
- a CDS encoding class I fructose-bisphosphate aldolase — translated: MGLLGKKVRLNRLLNPENGRLLAVAVDQAMARGIFEELMPIERKVNEIIAGGPDAITMHKGLADTCFAPNAGKAGLILKCSTFSPWQPNYDVQVSEVEEAIKLGADAVSMGCIVGGDDQPEQLRNLGYISGKASSYGIPVVAHIYPRGNQIPDDEKNHWKHTAYAVRAGAELGVDIVKTKYTGSPETFNKVVESTPGKVVVAGGNIGSNPEDYFQMVYDVIDAGGTGITFGRFVWNNSNPTAVVKACAHIIHGNGTVNEASELYNQLVHENVKVN
- a CDS encoding DctP family TRAP transporter solute-binding subunit: MKLKLKLFTLLMALVMVISLAACGSESTSGTSDGSNDEGAKKIKLNLSTPDPDTSSITLAGKHFAELVKEKSGGSIEVSVHPNGTLYGGDPSAAVKQLGAGSIDMLALSTSLYANFVPEFNAISVPYLFDSKEKFVSFLNGEHGDKLLSMLDELKIEGLGLWTRPFRQITNSKHPIKKPEDLKGIKIRVPNNPLWVEFFKRTGAVTTPMDFSEVYNALQLGTIGGQENPVGVIKSAKLHEVQKYLTISNHMADGWILGINQAKFGDLTDDQKKVLQEAAKETQSWKLKEDEKNFNSTVDFLKENGMKVNELTSDQQKAFVEVSKEAYPAFKKLVENDEFFQSVIKFAGKSE